Proteins found in one Irregularibacter muris genomic segment:
- a CDS encoding RNA polymerase sigma factor: MIEQQNIEHLVRKAQRGNGGAKEELVQLFHPLLVKSIRKYFGINQDTEDWLQEGRVVILKAIKEYKESLGVPFAAYVQKQVFYYYVNERKKTREVVILDQPLGEDNTSYLDLLSDDREQVEERMEEKEQRNSLDRAMSLLSLKQREVILAYYVEGKKLKSLAREKNLSYQAIVKRKARALTQLNKMMKG, encoded by the coding sequence ATGATTGAACAACAAAATATTGAACATCTTGTACGAAAAGCCCAAAGGGGGAATGGAGGAGCTAAGGAAGAATTAGTACAATTATTTCATCCTTTACTGGTGAAGAGTATCAGAAAATACTTTGGAATAAACCAAGATACTGAGGATTGGTTACAGGAGGGGAGAGTGGTCATCCTCAAAGCGATTAAAGAGTACAAAGAGTCTTTAGGAGTACCCTTTGCTGCCTATGTGCAAAAACAGGTTTTTTATTATTATGTCAATGAAAGAAAAAAGACAAGAGAAGTAGTGATATTAGACCAACCTCTAGGAGAGGACAATACAAGCTATTTGGATTTGTTATCTGATGATAGAGAGCAAGTGGAGGAAAGGATGGAGGAAAAGGAACAGAGAAATTCCCTAGATAGGGCCATGAGCTTACTTTCCCTGAAACAAAGAGAAGTGATTCTTGCCTATTATGTAGAAGGAAAAAAACTAAAGTCTCTGGCCAGAGAGAAAAATCTATCTTATCAGGCCATAGTAAAGCGAAAGGCAAGAGCATTAACACAATTAAATAAGATGATGAAAGGATAA
- a CDS encoding NAD(P)-dependent malic enzyme translates to MDFSEKSLIMHEENQGKIEVTSKIKVENREDLSIAYTPGVAEPCRKIYEDQKDAYKYTTKGNLVAVVTDGSAVLGLGDIGPEAAMPVMEGKSILFKEFADVNAFPICLATNEVEEIVKAVKLIAPTFGGINLEDISAPRCFEIEERLNKELDIPVFHDDQHGTAIVVSAGLINALKIVNKKIEDIKVVVSGDGSAGIAIVKMLLNLGVQNILVCGKEGILYEDYSHNKYKNEIAKITNKDQKRGNLKDALVGVDVFIGVSVGNIVTEDMIKSMNKDPIVFAMANPIPEIMPDLAIKAGAKVVGSGRSDFANQINNVLAFPGIFRGALDIRAKEINQEMKLAAAYAIANLISQEELKEDYVIPDVFDKRVVDHISKAVREAAVKTRVNRI, encoded by the coding sequence ATGGATTTTTCAGAAAAAAGTTTAATCATGCATGAAGAAAATCAAGGGAAAATAGAAGTCACTTCTAAGATTAAAGTAGAAAATAGAGAGGATTTAAGTATAGCCTATACTCCTGGGGTAGCTGAACCTTGCAGAAAAATATATGAGGATCAAAAGGATGCGTATAAGTATACCACAAAGGGAAATCTTGTGGCAGTGGTGACCGATGGAAGCGCTGTACTTGGTTTAGGGGATATTGGACCAGAGGCAGCTATGCCAGTAATGGAAGGAAAGTCAATTCTTTTTAAAGAGTTTGCCGATGTCAATGCTTTTCCCATTTGTTTAGCTACCAATGAGGTAGAGGAAATTGTAAAGGCAGTAAAACTCATTGCACCTACTTTTGGCGGAATCAACCTTGAGGATATTAGTGCCCCTAGATGTTTTGAAATTGAGGAAAGATTAAACAAGGAATTAGATATTCCTGTTTTCCATGACGACCAGCATGGTACAGCAATTGTGGTTTCTGCAGGATTAATTAATGCACTAAAAATTGTTAATAAAAAGATTGAAGACATAAAAGTAGTTGTCAGTGGTGATGGCTCAGCAGGAATTGCCATTGTAAAAATGCTTTTAAACCTTGGGGTACAAAATATTCTGGTTTGTGGAAAAGAGGGGATCCTTTATGAAGATTATTCCCACAATAAATATAAAAATGAAATTGCAAAGATAACCAATAAAGATCAGAAAAGGGGAAACCTCAAGGATGCCCTAGTAGGTGTTGATGTATTTATTGGAGTGTCTGTAGGCAATATTGTTACAGAGGATATGATTAAATCCATGAACAAAGATCCCATTGTCTTTGCCATGGCAAATCCTATACCAGAAATTATGCCTGATTTAGCGATAAAGGCTGGTGCCAAAGTGGTAGGCTCTGGACGCTCTGATTTTGCCAACCAAATTAACAATGTATTGGCTTTTCCGGGAATATTTAGAGGGGCATTAGACATCAGGGCAAAGGAAATCAACCAAGAAATGAAGTTAGCGGCTGCCTATGCCATAGCCAATCTCATTTCCCAGGAAGAATTAAAAGAAGACTATGTCATTCCCGATGTTTTTGATAAAAGAGTAGTTGATCATATATCAAAAGCGGTAAGGGAGGCAGCTGTAAAAACTAGAGTAAATAGGATATAA
- a CDS encoding DUF1659 domain-containing protein, translating into MAVDANVVSSRMQLKLKTGVNESGKDIIRTKTYSNVKVSSENQSIYGVANQLAGLQNYPLEEIHRVDDVLLINL; encoded by the coding sequence ATGGCAGTAGATGCAAATGTAGTAAGCTCAAGAATGCAACTAAAGTTAAAAACCGGAGTAAATGAAAGTGGTAAGGACATCATCCGAACCAAGACCTATTCCAACGTAAAGGTCAGTAGCGAGAATCAATCCATCTATGGTGTAGCAAATCAGCTAGCAGGGTTACAAAACTATCCCTTAGAAGAAATCCACAGAGTAGATGACGTATTGCTTATCAACCTTTAG
- a CDS encoding PTS sugar transporter subunit IIA, whose protein sequence is MTRKLLIATHGTFAEGIKSSLELIIGKQDFIHVLCAYTEGISEIKKPIKNIISSLKPDEEIIIATDLLGGSINNEFMNYISFPNVHLICGVNLPLLLEIVLNIQNENIEKLIGDSIKIAQEQIQYCNCLLEKNREISEAF, encoded by the coding sequence ATGACTAGAAAATTATTAATCGCAACCCATGGAACTTTTGCTGAAGGAATTAAATCTTCATTGGAACTAATTATAGGAAAACAAGATTTCATTCATGTACTATGTGCTTATACTGAGGGAATATCCGAGATAAAAAAGCCAATAAAAAATATAATTTCCTCTTTGAAACCTGATGAGGAAATTATTATTGCAACAGATTTACTGGGAGGAAGCATAAATAATGAATTTATGAATTATATTTCATTCCCCAATGTTCACCTCATATGTGGAGTTAATCTTCCCTTATTATTGGAGATTGTTTTAAATATTCAAAACGAAAATATAGAAAAGCTAATTGGAGATTCTATAAAGATAGCTCAGGAGCAAATTCAATACTGTAATTGTCTTTTGGAGAAAAATAGAGAAATATCTGAAGCTTTTTAG
- a CDS encoding DUF2922 domain-containing protein: MATLRLEMTFKNTEGRTSKIAVDNARDDLTDIEVKEAMDSILGDNIFITTGGDLVEKSKAELITTEVKEFEIE, from the coding sequence ATGGCAACATTAAGACTAGAAATGACCTTTAAAAACACAGAGGGAAGAACCAGCAAAATAGCAGTAGACAACGCTAGAGATGATCTAACCGATATAGAAGTTAAAGAAGCAATGGACAGCATTTTAGGGGACAATATCTTCATCACTACCGGTGGAGACTTGGTAGAAAAATCTAAAGCAGAGCTTATCACAACAGAAGTCAAAGAATTTGAGATAGAGTAA
- a CDS encoding YvrJ family protein, with amino-acid sequence MEELLVQIGNFGFPMVISIYLLVRFEGKITNLTQSIYQLAKVIETMK; translated from the coding sequence ATGGAAGAATTATTGGTGCAGATCGGAAACTTTGGTTTTCCTATGGTAATTTCCATTTATCTATTGGTGAGATTTGAAGGGAAAATCACCAATTTAACTCAAAGTATTTATCAACTGGCAAAGGTAATTGAGACCATGAAATAA